In Thermus aquaticus, the sequence GGAGCTCCTCCTCTATGGCGAGAAGGGGGGAGATGTCCCCCGCCTTGGCCTGGGCGATGGGGATGCCCTGGGCCTCGAGGGCCGCCTTGGCCGCCTGGGCCTCCTCCTCCGCCTTCTTCCGCACCTCGTTCTCCTCGTAGACCCACCCGGGCGGGGGCACGGCGGGCACCAGGAGGACGAAGCGGGCCGTGGGGTCCCGTTCCTGGATTTCCCTAAGCTTGGCCGCCAGCTCGGGGCTTTTGGCCGTGCGGTGGGCCACCACCAGGTACTGGGCCATGGGCGCCTCCTTGGCCCTCAGAATGCCAGGGCGGCGCCACCTTGGCGGGCTCTAGGGCACATTTGCCTTTTTGGGTTTATTACGATGTGTTTTCACCGACCCCCCTCGCACCCCCTCCGGGGCGGGATTTTCTGCATACCACTTTACATACCGGCAACCCGTGGTATACTAAGGGAGTCAGAGGAAGAAAAGCCGCCTGCGGGCGGCCGGTTTTGTTTTAAGGGCCCGCGCTTTGGCTTCGCGACACGGGGTGCCCAAGTCGGGGCCTTGGAAGGGCTTTTCTGGGGCCCCCGCCGCGGTGGGGTACTTAAGGCACCAGGGCCACCTTGGTGGCTTTGCGCTCGTGGAAGAGGCGGTACCCCTCGGCCGCCTCCGCCAGGGGCAGGCGGTGGCTGAAGACGAAGCGCCCCTTCAGCCGGCCTACCCGTTGCAGGGCCAGCACCTCGGCGATGTAGCGGGGGATGTTGGCCAGGGCGCTCCTTAAGGTGATGCCCCGGCTGAAGGCGGGAAGCCAAGGGTAGTCCAGTTTTTCCGCCGTGGGCACCCCTAGGCTGGAGACCACCCCGCCCGGGGCGGCCAGCTTCAGGGCGGTCTTCAGGGCCTCCCCCTCCCCGCCCACGGCCTCCACCACCAGGTCCGCCCCCAAGCCCTCGGTGGCTTGGCGGACCCGGCCGATGGGGTCCTCGGCCTGGGGGTTGATGGGGAGGCTTCCCAGCTCCCGGGCCTTTTCCAGACGTGAGGCTTCCGGGTCTATGGCGAAGACCGGGCCCGCTCCCAAGGCGTGGGCCACCATCTGGGCGAGAAGGCCCACGGGGCCTGAACCCACCACGGCCACGCTCATCCCCGGGGCCAGGAAGGGCCTAACCCCCCCGTAGGCGGTGGTGAGGATGTCCCCCGCCAGAATGGCCTCCTCGGCGGGGAGGTCCCCGATGGGGAAGAGGCTATAGCGGGCGAAGGGCACCCGCACCTGCTCGGCCTGGGCCCCTTGCAGGTTGCCCAGGGCCAGGCCGAAGCCGTAGACCCCGCCCCGCAAGCAGGCGAAGAACTGGCCCTTGCGGCAGGCGGGGCAGTCCCCGCAGGCCACCTGGAAGCTCCCCACCACCCGCTCCCCCAAGGCGAAGGGGACCAGGGGCCCCTTCTCCACGATGCGCCCCACGAACTCGTGGCCCAGGATGGTGCCGGGGAGGACCCCGGCGATCTTGCCGTGGTAGATGTGGAGGTCGGAGCCGCAGATGGCGGCGAGCTCCACCTCGAGGATGGCGTCCGTGTCCGCCTCCAGCCGGGGTTCCGGGACTTCCTCCACGGCCACCTGGAAGGGGCCGCGGTAGACCACCGCCTTCATGCCACCTCCCGGGCCACCTTGACCAGCTCCTGGGCCGCCTGGGCGTAGGGGGCCAGGGCGGCGATGGTGCCCTTCTTCAGCTCCAAAAGGCCCCGCATCAGGGCGGTGAGGGGCTCCAGGCGGCCCTCCAGGACCTCCTGCCAGGTGGCGAGGTCCGCCTCAATGACGAAGTCGGCCTCGGCTCCCCCCTCCACCACCTTCACCCCCCGGCAGGCCCCGTGCCAGAGGTCCAGGACCACGGCCACCCCCCGGGGGAACCCCGCCTTGGGGTCGGGGCGCAAGGCCAGGGCCAAGGAGCCCTCCCAGGTGCTGGCCGCCTTCCTGTAGGCCTCGCTCTCGTTTAGCTTCTGGCAGTAGGCCTGGGCCCACGCTTCCCCGAAAAGTTCCACGGCTTCCTCCTTTGCACCGAGTATAAGCCCCACCCGGTAAGCTGGGGAAGTGGTCTACCTCCTGGACCTTTGCGGGGTCTACTGCGAGCCCGTGGAGCCCCGCCTCCTCCACCTCCTGGCCGAGCAAAGTGGGGAGCCCGTCTTTTACTTGTCCCAGGCCTTTTACGATCTCCTCCCCCGCCTGAAGGCGGAGGGGCCTTCCGTCCTGGAGGCCCTCTTCCCCGGGGCCTCCGGCCTTTACCCAAAGGCCTTTCAAAGAAGGCCCATGGCCTTCCCCGAGCCCTTCCACCTGGTGGCGGACCTCCCACCCCCGGAGGGGCTTCAGGCCTTCTTCCACCCCGATAAGCTCACCGCCATCCGCCTGGCCCTAAAGGCCCTGGGCCTTGCCCCAGAGGAGGCCATCTACCTGGACGACAACCCCCTCTGGGCGGTCAAAGCCAGGGAGCTTGGAGTGAGGGCGGAGGTCTTCCTGCCCTAGGGCTTTTCCGGCCAGGGGTGCTTGGGGTAGCGGCGCATGAGCTCCTTGCGCACCTCGGGGTAGCGCTTTTCCCAGAAGCTTTGCAGGTCCTGTGTGACCTGGACCGGCCTTCCGGCGGGGGAGAGGAGCTCCACCACCACCGGGACCCGCCCCTCCAGGACCCTGGGGGTCTCCTTGAGGCCGAAGGCCTCCTGGACCCGCAGGGAGAGGACCGGTGGGGCCCCTTCCCGGTAGCGGAGGCGCTTTCTTCGCCCGTTCGGAAGCGGAAGGCTCTCCGGGGCGAGCCTCTCCACAAGAGCCCGCTTCTCCCCCAGATGGCTCAAAAGCATCTCCTTCCAGGGAAGGGCCTTTAGGTCCTCCAGGCGGCGCACCCCCTGGGCCCAGGGGAGGAGCCAGGAGGGGTCTTCCAGGGAAGGCGCTTCCACCTCCACCCCGTGGGCCTTCAGGAAGCGGAGGCGGAGGAGGACCTCCTCCCCTTCCTCGGGGAGGGTGAACCCCTTCAGGGCCTCCTTCAGGTGCTGGGCCGTGGGCGGCCCCGGGTCCACGGGTAGGCGCTCCAGGACTAAGGCCCCAAGCCGTCTTTCCAGGTAGCCCCTAAGCCTGCCCTCCTCCCACCCCGTCCAGAGGGCCACCTCCGCCCTCTTTAAAAGGTCCTCACGGGAAAGGGGGGCGTAGAGGAGGACCCGCCCCTCCCTCTCGCCAAGCTCGGCCCCCACGGCCACCAGGTACGGGGGGCCTCCCTCCAGGCGCAGGGCAGGGCCGGTGACCAGGCGGTAGCGCCCGGGGGCCAGGCGCTCCGCCGCCCGGTCGGGGTAGGCGGCCATGAGGAGCCTGCCCACCTCCTCGGGGTGGGGGAGGGCCTTTAAGGGGGGCGCGCCCAGGCGGCCCCGCCAGAGGGCGCTGGCCCTTTCCGCCCGGGTGGGCCTCCCGGCCCAGCGGGCCTCCAGGAGGGCTTCCAGGTGGACCATGAGGTCCTTTTCCCCCTCGAGGCCCTCCTCCAGAAGGGCCATGAGGTCGGCGGCCAGGGGGAGGAGGCCCTCTTTTTCCGCCTCCAGGGCCAGCCGGGCCAGGCGGGGGTGGGTGGGGAGGGTGAGCATCCGCTTGCCCAAAGGGGTCAGGGCCTCCCCCTCCACGGCTCCCAGGAGGCGGAGGAGGTTCCAGGCGGCCTCTAGGGCCCCCTGGGGGGGCTTGGTGGGGAGGGGAAGCTCTTCCAGGCGCTCCCCAAAGGCCAGGGCCAGGAGGAGGGCCCGGGAGAGGTCGGCCTCCAGGATCTCCGGCCGCTTGGGGGGAAAGGGACCTTCGGGGTAGAGGCGGAAGACCCGCCCCGGCCCGGTGCGCCCGGCCCGGCCCGCCCTCTGCCGGGCGGACTCCTCGGGGATCCGCACCAGGGCCAAGCGGGTGAGGCCGGTCCTGGGGTCAAAGCGGGGCTTTTTGGCCAGGCCCGTGTCCACCACCGCCCGCACGTTGGGCAGGGTGAGGCTGGTCTCGGCCACGTCCGTGGCCAGGACGATCTTCCTTGGGCCGGGCCTAAGGAGGGCGGCCTGCTCTTTTAGGGGAAGCCCCCCGTGGAGGGGGAAGGCGGGGAGGTCCTGGAGGAGGCTTCGTGCCCGTTCAATCTCCGCCTTGCCGGGCAGGAAGACCAACACGTCCCCC encodes:
- a CDS encoding alcohol dehydrogenase family protein, giving the protein MKAVVYRGPFQVAVEEVPEPRLEADTDAILEVELAAICGSDLHIYHGKIAGVLPGTILGHEFVGRIVEKGPLVPFALGERVVGSFQVACGDCPACRKGQFFACLRGGVYGFGLALGNLQGAQAEQVRVPFARYSLFPIGDLPAEEAILAGDILTTAYGGVRPFLAPGMSVAVVGSGPVGLLAQMVAHALGAGPVFAIDPEASRLEKARELGSLPINPQAEDPIGRVRQATEGLGADLVVEAVGGEGEALKTALKLAAPGGVVSSLGVPTAEKLDYPWLPAFSRGITLRSALANIPRYIAEVLALQRVGRLKGRFVFSHRLPLAEAAEGYRLFHERKATKVALVP
- a CDS encoding SCP2 sterol-binding domain-containing protein — its product is MELFGEAWAQAYCQKLNESEAYRKAASTWEGSLALALRPDPKAGFPRGVAVVLDLWHGACRGVKVVEGGAEADFVIEADLATWQEVLEGRLEPLTALMRGLLELKKGTIAALAPYAQAAQELVKVAREVA
- the hrpB gene encoding ATP-dependent helicase HrpB, with the translated sequence MDWMEEAVALLLREGRLLLKAYPGAGKSTLFPLRLLKALPGKVLLFEPRRVAARAVAARLAENLGEPLGKTVGYRVRLEGRESRETRLLVMTEGLLLRLLLEDPTLEGVSAVLLDEAHERHLEGDLALALLLKVQETIRPDLKLALLTATPDEDLNRALKGEVLALEGEGHPVEVFHLDRPPQGPLEALAARYARRAFLEGEGDVLVFLPGKAEIERARSLLQDLPAFPLHGGLPLKEQAALLRPGPRKIVLATDVAETSLTLPNVRAVVDTGLAKKPRFDPRTGLTRLALVRIPEESARQRAGRAGRTGPGRVFRLYPEGPFPPKRPEILEADLSRALLLALAFGERLEELPLPTKPPQGALEAAWNLLRLLGAVEGEALTPLGKRMLTLPTHPRLARLALEAEKEGLLPLAADLMALLEEGLEGEKDLMVHLEALLEARWAGRPTRAERASALWRGRLGAPPLKALPHPEEVGRLLMAAYPDRAAERLAPGRYRLVTGPALRLEGGPPYLVAVGAELGEREGRVLLYAPLSREDLLKRAEVALWTGWEEGRLRGYLERRLGALVLERLPVDPGPPTAQHLKEALKGFTLPEEGEEVLLRLRFLKAHGVEVEAPSLEDPSWLLPWAQGVRRLEDLKALPWKEMLLSHLGEKRALVERLAPESLPLPNGRRKRLRYREGAPPVLSLRVQEAFGLKETPRVLEGRVPVVVELLSPAGRPVQVTQDLQSFWEKRYPEVRKELMRRYPKHPWPEKP